Part of the Suricata suricatta isolate VVHF042 chromosome 8, meerkat_22Aug2017_6uvM2_HiC, whole genome shotgun sequence genome, GGGCTCCAGGGCAAAGTACCCGCGCAGAAGAGTTGGGGGAAGTCTGTGCAGCAGTGCCTTCCTTTTCAAATTTAAGTGTTTTCCAGTGTTATAGAACTCATTATCTAGAGGTGTGGTTTGACCGGGGAGAGAGGGTGATTCACAAGAAACACAGACGAAAACTAAGGCTACCAGAGAGGTCACATGGGAGTACAAAAGACAGTGGTTTATCcttaaaaagagaatttaaagcatAAATGTGTTCAATCCTTTATAAGAGACCCTGTCCTATTTTCCCGGATAATGAGTATCCTGACAGAGGGGCAAAAAGCTGAATGTTAGGGAAAATCTGTaggatttttacctttttatatagATGGAAGGTTCCTTAAGCTCTAGTTTATTCCcccagagaatttttaaatgccagtaAATATActaaagaaaggttaaaaaaaaaagccaactgtGATCAAAACACTATATAACCTACATATAACTTATTGCATAACCTAAATCTAGAAGACTCTTACTTTTCAACTATTCAGTAGAGCATACGTTTAAAACCCATGGATAAGTTGCCTCCATTTTCCACATTAAGTTTCATTTAGTTACAATCAGAAAATCTTTTCAGTTACTTCGAACACCTCAAATAGTCTCACACATATCAAGTCAAAGCGCTCGCCAAATACCAGTTCTCATCACATAAGTGAAGAATTTCACAAGAGTTTATACAAAATAATAGCAGTagtagttgttgttgttattttgttagCCTTAAACTGCACAAAATGACCTGGGAATCATTATAGtcaaataggaaatataaaatctgTAAATGACACAGGATCGTTATATCTCTGAACACTTattagtttctaatttttttctgtttccctatGAATAGACTCACTTTAATTAGATAGACTTACTTCATACCAGTCATTTATTTCATACAACAGAACACAGGAAGACATCGAAAACCCAATCACCTCTAGAGAACACTGCAGTTGATTTTCTGATCACCTTAACTAAATAAAGCAAGagttgatttcttttcttaaaagaatcCAGCATGCACTTTGTTGGGTTTTCTTTATAAAGGCATAAAAGTCCAAGGAGAAAACAGTATTCTCCCATATAAATACTCGACCTGCCAAGGCAGGCACAGCCAGCCATTCGCCAAGCCCGGAACGCAGCGGCCAAGCCACAACAGCAGCTCAGGTCTCCGCGTTTACAAACCCGCATGAGGGACCTGCTATCTTTCACCGGCTTATATTCTTTTCATAGCACAATGGCTATTTGTGACTCATGTTCGGAAACCTTACTTCTACACTGCAGCAGGATCTTAACCTCACACGGTGCCCACACAGTCTTCCAGATTTAACCAGCGTTTTGTTAGTCAGCTCTCATGGTTGTTAGCAAGTGTTTACGAAACAAGCGCTTGTGCATCAAATATTTAAGACCTGTAAAAGGTAAGAGTCTCTATTTTATAACTAcctataatcatttaaaatctaaaaagaagacaaacagtaGGAAATGCCAGTTAAAAATAGCATATtgcttcagaaaaataaagtgattaagGAATATGTTTTGGGTATATATACGCActtatttatagcattaaaaccagcatagttttttttttaatttttttttgttttatttatttttgatacagagagagatagagcatgagagggggaggggcagagagagaaggagacagaaccggaagcaggctccaggctctgagctagctgtcagcacagagcctgacgtggggctcgaacccacgaacgtaagatctgacctgagccgaagccagaggcttagccgactgagccaccaggcgccccagcatagtttttttttaatactcataTTAACTATTTAGATTTATTACTTCAAGTGTGTGATACAGAGAGATATTTTGATACATCTGGTTCTTGCAGAAACATTGCCAAACTGACATCTTATTCACCAGCTCTCTTTGTGCAGgccaatataaagaaaaatagaagaatattaatacacattaattttttaaaaccctccaAATAGTCACAGATGTCTGTTAATGTAACGATTTTAGCAATaccaagtaggaaaaaaaaaagccagaggttatatctaagttttaaaaaggaaaaaacatgaaatgGTATACCGCAACtattacataaaatgtatacTAGCATATTCTGGTTTACATGTAtctattatttacaaatatctatTTGGAGCTTGTTGGTATATCTAGATTGACTGAAAAATAACTCATTATGAAGAAGCCTATCTACTGTAAAAGGGATATAAAGCTGCTAATTTACGAATGTGTAATGTAGAAAAGTGATTTTAGATCTAAAATTTAAGATGCATTACTGCCTGAGATTTGCTGTATCCGCTATCGGCTCGGTCTTGGAATTCTGATGACGTCTCTGAGCAAGACTCCCCCACTGCGCCAGCCTATTGATATGTAATTATGTACATGCATGTAACTGTACAGGAATtggacagagaagaaaactgtaGCTAGTTACACAAGAATCTACCCTCAGCTCTGGCTGTTCAGTCATAATCGCATCTAGAAATACAGGCAAATACCAATATATACACAATCCTAAAAGTCTAAAgtgaaaattcaagaaatttgGGTCATCtgcctttcttaaattttatgaatCCAAACAGATACACGGATACAAAACACACATGTAATTATTTTTGCTAATAAACAAGATAACCTATCACAAGTGTGAGCCCTGAATGCATCTGCAGGCAGTCCTGACACACTGGGAACTGGATGTTTAGATTTCTGTTCACCAGTAAGGCATTACTCCCGATCTCGTCTACCTGTCAGGCTGCCGCAGGTCCCGGCACTCACCAGTACAATGGAGTATGCGAACAGCGCTGTGCAATGATGGATTATAAAGTATTTGTCACCAATCACTTTCCAATACAAAATGAGAATCAACAAatctgaaagaaggaaaaataagtgagATATCACAGAGGAAGAAGGCTGTATTGCTTTTCAAGTGTATTTAACTCTGTCTTCCTGACAACTGGTCACAGTCCACTCTGAGCCCACCCCGCTTTGTTCATACTGCACAAGTCACAACACCCACCTTAAAGTACCTGTTTCCCCCACTCTACTGTGACTTCTCCAGGATGACGAACAAGTGTGAGAGTCTAACAAATACAGTGcttacatatttaatatgtatttgttgaatatattcACAGGTAATATATTTGCtgaaagtataaatgaataaCTTGTTTCTGgagttaaataaaacagaaatactacTGAATAAAACCAACTTTTAAGTAAGCTTAAATGACTGATACTTACTACtccacaatttaaaaagataagctGGTGGAAGGAAAGTACATAATAACCAACCTGTTTATCAGACAAATTCaacaaacaacatttaaaaattaacaaaggatgtgattaaatattaattcaaaatagcaaaaaaaaaaaaaaaaaaaaaaaaaaaaaaaaaaaaaaaaaaagcaaaaaccaaaataagaacTAGGACTATTAAAAAGATATGCAAAGAAAGACACCGAGGCAtcaatttctctttaaaagatcCTGAACCTAAACACCATGATTCAGAAAATAGCTTTCTTTAACAAAACAGAATGTTTAACAAAACAAACTCCTCAAAATGTTACTGCAGTTATTTTCTTTACCAAACGGTTAAACGTGAAGTTGAGACATGGAAACAGTGGCCATCATAGATGTAAACGAGAGGAGAACTCAGGTTTCATGGGGTTGGAGCGTATATAACACGGGgactttcttttatataaaataagaattagtgATGTGAATATTTATACAAAACTAGCTGTGAAtatttataaacagaaataagcagattagaaattttaaagagaaaacaaacagcacaAATGTGCAAGTCACGCTAGTAATTAACTGCACGATATGCCCCACTGGATACATCTTTACATGTTTCGGCTGTATTCTTTGGTCACCAATTTATATGGTAAGGACCTTGAAAATTTTCCATAGAGTTCACTTTTCATCCAGCTTGGTTTAAAGAAGTTTGTTTCAGttcataattcttatttttaagcgCTTCAGATTATTATCTTATGTGGGGAAAACTTTATCAAGTTTCTTTCATATGAGACTTCTGGGTGGTGATTATTCTACGAACTGACAACACTCACCAACCAGTGCGTGAGGCACACGCTATAAATTCTGTGACTGTCATCCTGGTCAATGATGGCACATTTTGTGCCAAACAAGCAAATCGTTTTCCAGTGTCTTCACCTGATCACTCTTCTTTTAACTGGGTCATCAAATAATCTAACAGCCTactcattatttcaaaattgatCTCTTCTTCCTAATGAATAACTGTTTGGGTACAATCTAATCTTTTTATCACAATTAACTTCTTGATGGGAGAAAATTTTCTACTGATTCCCATCCCTCATCTTTATCACTTTTGTTTCATATCCCCTTATTTTTTGTTGGATTTTCTGTCAgctatttattaaatttgaaaattatgaaataggGCTCTCTATAAAATGTCCAAATCAGGGATCTGTTCTTTCTTTGGTCTTACTGAGATGGTCTACAATGTCTTTTCAAAAAGGTTAGATGGCATAATCCTCACTTACTTTCTCCTTTTGTCTCATAGTGTAAAAGGCTCTTCCCACCTCATCCCCCACAAGGGGAAATGTGAAAGAGGGAAAGGTGGTATGGGAAGAGTTCTTGATCTTAACTGATTACGGCTAAAAGTTTCCCTCTGCAAACTTCACCCAAACCCTACAAACCAGGAGCACAGGAACACATTTCAAGGCCCCTTGCGGGTGAGAGACTTTGAGGCTTAGCTTCATGAGTTTCCCAGGATTTCCACCTGAGAGACTCTTTAAGCCAAAAATGCACCATCactactaaaaaatatatatatccaggCCTAACTGAGCCTCCACGCTGCAGCTCTATCttcagagagaaccagagagccaacagaaaaaatgtttcatgttCCACCATCACAGCAGATATTTTTTTGTCCTCTGTATGAGTCCTAAAAGCTacttctcaaataaatgaaccaaaAGCATAGACTATGTATTCTTTGCAAAATCCCGAGTAGTTTAAAAAGAAGCAGACAGTGATCAACATATCACGTACCAGAAACGAGGTAGCCTGAAGCAATAGAGATATTCACTTTCACAACCGATGAATCAcccctataaatatttaaaaaaaagattccttttttttagcACATGGGTTATAGctacatttttttctactgaGTATAATCAAAATGCTTTCTATAGAATCTTGAATGGCGAACTGTCATTTCCACAAGGCCCTGAGTTAGCTGTAACATACTTCTAACTGCACAAATGATCATAATTTCTTACATGAGCTAAAAGTTTTATATCAACAATTTTACcaaaagataactttttaaaaatatgttctcatATGATTTGTTTGTGAAAGGATTCAAACAGAACTCCAGATGATGATGTTTTTGATTCCTTATTCTAAATCAGAGACTCAATACTTCAAGAAATCATCTAGTCTGCCCCggattttgaaataatatacGATTATAGGTATCATTTTGCTGACGACTGGAGAGACCGACCTCCTATCACACGATTGGAAAATGGCTGAAACAAGACAGCTTAATCCTCCTGTTTTGACACCTAAACATATCAAGGTCCAACAATTTTCCCTAATAATCATCTTTGCTCCAAGAAACAAATATGAATTATTAGTCTTTTAACCGACTTATAATGTGAACTACTGGTGAAATGAACacaaaattaaactgaaatacaaatgaaaaggtTAGATGTCCTGTCTTCTTTACAAATTTTGATCTGAAAATATGGCTCGGGAAAATTGAACCTGGAATAAACTACAGCatcaaagaaaatgtgaaaatataaaaaaactacACAAGGTAAAAGTTTGGTAAGGATAAAAATCAAATCTTTGTCATAAAATTTATCTCGCAAAAGAACTGGTTCTGTTGACAATCATATTACTCTAATAGAATTATGGGGGGAAAAACTTAGAAACTGTTTAGGTAGATTACACAAAAACTTCACCATGGAATTAAATTCACTAAGTCGATTCACTGAAAAATACTTTCCTGATGAAAATTTATCAATACTGGCTCGATTCTGATGGACATAAttccatatttattaaaatgacttGGTTGCAGTCAAACAAAGAGTCAGAAGTTAAGTCACCCCACATCCCCCAGAGCCCACATCTACTGCATCCCTACGCAGTGCTTTCTCAAAACATACCGCATCTGTCAAACCAAGCTGAACTAAGCCTTCTCCTCTAACGCCAGGAAGTAGTTTGCAATATCTCTGCCATTGCAACATTTAATTTTTTCGAAAATAATCATCTTACAAATTATCCTATTATTGCTGAACACAGTTATTAGTAGTGCTTCAAATCTGGTGTGGTACTAAAGTCCTCTCACCTGGATGTGAATGATTCTCGTTTTAAACCTTCGGCCTCAAATGATGGGTTAAACACAAAACTGAGTCATCAGAAGATATTATCCCAGTTGACTAGCCTATCTCAATAGCAATTCATTTTTGCTCAGAACAATGGTAACAGTAACTTGGTTTTACTCACTAAATCAGTATAAACGTTTACATCATTATCATAATATTCTCTGTCTTCGAAAACAATTGCAATACTAGCAAAAGTGGCCCTCATTATTTGTATTCAAAtctaaaatgaatcattttattgCACCTTGCTAAAAGAAGTCTGAGCACAAGCATTTTAATAAGCTATGCACCATCAATACGTTTCCGttttaaagtaagaaatgttCTTATTAATAATTAAGATCAAAACATAAATCAAATGGACTATATTGGAAAGAGACAGCTTACCAAAGTGGATCAGCTTTTAGAGcctcatcaaaaaagaaaatgtagaggcCAAAAACCCCAACCACCAAAGAATGGCATGTAGATACCaccctgaaaagaaacaaaatgcaataaTTTTAGATTCTttgcaataaacataaaactgGCAAGACTAACATTTGAAGAAGTGAAATCTGGGAAGCATTTTAAGATAGGAAAGAAGTAGCTCTAACAGTGTAACAAAATCACCACTGAGAAATCCAAGGGCTACAACATTACTTTGGACTTAATAACAAGAAGGATACATAAGTCTACAATTTCCTGCTAGAAGGCTGTGGAATCACTTGTTGGTTAAAAGTTCCAAAGCAGAAGCACATCTGGTGATGCAGCTGACAGAGTTTTGTGCAGACAGACGGCAACTGGTGAGCCCACTACCCAGCACCGGACGCTAAGCTTTGTCACCAAAAGCATCGCTGTGCCATGAGTTTCCTATTCCAGTCAGTTAGGAGTAACTTCCAAATCTACTGGCCTTAACCAATTCCCTATCTGTGAACCAAGATTCGAATGGATcatgaaatgaaaacttaataCCTTGGAGATTTCAGGGCTAAATGCACATTCACATGCACTGCTGTACTTGATTCCTGTAACCAATCCATGAGAAAGCTGAAGCAGCTATTATTAGTGCCTCTTTGTCATTATTATGAAACTACTTCTAAATAGAAAAATTGGGGACCATGGATTTATacagaaaatctatttttaaaagaaatgctcaAGTGAAAGCAAAATGTTCGCAAACTCCaggctgaattttcttttatagaagGAATATGATTTAGATGAAAAACATCAGTTTCTATGACGATTATCTTGCTAATAATTTAATGATTCAACTTATAACAAACTCTAGGATATGCTAAAGAACTGTACATAGGTTGCAGTATAtttattcacaaaatgaaaaagttgaCAAGTAATGAAGTTTCTTTTCAATTCattagaataaaggacaaaaggaacatcaaaattctctctttagaAATTAATGGGGTACAATAAACTTCTGTCTAAAATATGACCCCAAATCTTTAACAGTAATATATATCAACTAATATAAAGCTTGATATCAGAAAATGTTACTGTAACTTAAAAAAGCAATGTGCTTCATCTAACAGATGACGTGGTCCTAAGTAGATAGATCATGTTAAGCCAAATCATACTTAAGTGCTCAAAATCCTGACTAATTTAAAGACACTAACAAAGAATCCTTCGTAATACCAAAGGATCATTTTGAGGTGTGAATCATTAACCCAGTTTATCTGGTTTACAAGACTGGAATTCTCATGTCAAACACACCTATATTCCTAACACAGCAGTCTAAGATTTAAGTTCCTCTATGTCAAAGAAAACACTCCATTTAAATAATCATACAACCAGCATTCTATCGCCATTCAAAAAGTCTATGAAGGAAAGCACCACCTCTTACTAACTTGCTCTAGTGTTTAGTAAACCTAGATCAGGAAGTCTCCCCTTGGAGACATGACAACTTTTTGTTCCTGATACTTAGCCCTCAAATTCCCTTTTGTGTTGAAATGTTACATGGTACATGGGAAGGATCAGAAATGTTTAGCTGATGGAAATGGCATATAATTCATGAGAGAAAAGTTAAAACTTACTTGGCTCAAACGACGTCCCACTACAATGAGCAGGAAAAGCAAATACCCTGTGCTTACGTATTGTATGCTGCATTAAAAGTCTATACATTCAGAAACTTCTGTTAGCAAACATTTCACAGTGTATTCTTTAAAATCAGATTCCTAGCAAAGCAAGATGTAGATTCATCACAGTCTAAAATGAAACACCAAGATTCTACCCAAAAGAAAATACTTCTTTCAAAGAAGGTTAAAAAGAAGTGTTTGTGCTAATGAAAAGACAGTGAACTAATGGAAATAACACCTACTGTAGAACAGCAATTTAAAGGCACAGATTTAATCATTCATAAGTATCAGGAGTATTACCTACAGAAATTATTTAGCTCAAAGAGACAAGAGTTAAAAATTAGAGAAGCAGATTTCAAAATTAGGAGTATTGCAACACCACTGGGCTTTCTATaccacaggaaaacaaaaggatataagaaaatgttttttaattataagatataaataataCCTACAAGTGTGTTTCTTTTCCAAAACAGCAACAATGAATTATAGCAATTTATCACTTATAATTAATTAAACTATCTCTCAGGTGGGAAttttctggagggttttttttctccttcttctactATAGGACTTAGACAACTAGTTGTTCAGAAACTTTCCTGATTATTAGAAGAATTATGTGGGTTGTATTCATCTTGGTGTTTTAAGACTGGAAGCTGAATTTCAAGACATATGCATGTACTTTACTCAAAAAGCagctaatttctttctttctttgcactCTACCTCACAGCTTAAGTGTCATGTAAGCCAAGCTGGAGTGGGAACAGGAGTAAAtttgatagagagaaaaagagagaaaacaccatTTGAGTAGGGTCATGAATCTTCTATACTCCTAGACTCCTTTTTCAAATAGGAACTCACTTTCCCAAATGGTGATTCCACGCATCACAGAATGGCAGTGATAAGAATGAATAATGCGAagtatttttcaatttcatttcattccattttcacctttgcctctctctctgtctcatcccTATTTCTTTGGCTTGCTGCTCTCCAAGATTCAAATACCCTTACCTACCCTAACCATggtgaaaaggaaatgaaaaacagctCAAAACTGACTCTGGTCAAATGTGGCCATTCTCAGATCAATCCCTTGACTTTGGCAGGAGTTGATTCTAAAAGGAAATTTCAGTAAAAAACAATTATACAGATTTTAGAGACctactgaattcattttataGTTAGCATTAAATTCAAGTacgtaacaacaacaaaatataccCAGAATTGCTCCAATTCACTGCAGTTTGCAAATGGCCAGTGATTTTGGGGGCGAAATACTCTAAAGTACATGAAGCAGTCGTCAGAGTCATTTTGTGTTTGAAATGTAGTAAAAGATTAAGGAGTTGCACACACACCAAAATAACTGTAAACCAACAAATTAAAACTCCTGCAGATTTCTATATGCTTACATGTAGGgctcattttccatttatttttgtttaaaaaaatccaaaaagaaatttttaatttagcaAAAGAATCGATCCGGTGGGCTCTGAATTATAATGAAAAGTTCATTAAAAGAGAGATGCAGTTGTGCTAATCATACACCAGGTTCTCCGGTGTTGCGGCCTCACAGCCCCCAgtctggctgagccagccaacACGATACACAGGCTCCGCACAGCCCTAACTAACGTTTCCTTACATTATCATTTCCAAAGAGCATGTGTTTGTTATCATGTATGTTTCAGAGAAGAATGCAAAACGGCATTTCTGCAATCAGCTGAAGTCTACGTAACCTTCCCATACTTCCCCAGAAAGTTCaatttttcttcacatctttcaatataagaatttttagaattttctcaGACAagatttatctacttattttccttttattcctaaggtcaaataaaaaaaatctgacccTAGGGGCGACTgaacagctcagtcagttaaacgtcccacttctgatactggctcaggtcacaatttcacagttcctgagttcaaggcccaagTCGGGCCCTGggctagcagcatggagcctgcttgggattctctctctcaccctctctctctctgcccctctcccactcagatGCATGCTCGGCCTCtctcttacaataaataaataggcttaaaaaaaaaatctgaccttAAATTTTGTCACATCTTAAAGGAAAGAttgtttttggaaatattttaaataattttatttcacaaaactaactttttaaaatcaattacatTTTCATATGCTTTACCTTGAGTTCCATTCAATCTTCTTTTCAGAGCTGAGACTATTAAAACCTGGAGAAACTTTTGCTGAAAACCAATAACTTATAAAGTGGAAAAGAAGCTGAAAGGTGAAAAAGCTGGCAAGAACAGTGCTGAGGATCAGCTTGGTGTTGGTATCCATATTTCTTCCACCTGTTAAAAGAAATGATGGCTATAAATTGCTTTAAATTGCTCATAATAAATCTAAAttaatctttaatttaaaaagtatgtggttgtatttttagtaatttattttaatttagcacAAATTTAAGAATACTAAAAAACTAAAAGTCTCTACCAGGTATTTGTCATGTATCTTATATCTGTAttaaaataaagggggaaaattgATTATCTTAAATATCTCACTATTATAAAGCTCAGAAGGCAAATTTAATAGCATGATATTCAAAATGATCTAAGTCTTAGAATTTAATATTAAGAGGGAATTTCAAGTACTATAGCTAAAGGTATTCTTTtagtaatattaatttttaattaaacttaagTCATATCACTTGATTTCTGTATGCCTCaatttcatctacaaaatgagttCATTAGGCAATTTCTAAGAAACAATTAAGccaaaaatcataataaaactgacattatctataatagcaaaacaaaaaataattatgttataaaAACTAATTGTACAGTgagataaaaaacatttaaaacaaaattaaaatcttaagaaGAATACCATCTGGTTCTTTTCTACTTAAATtagtatttaacttttaaaaataattctgcaatCACACACATCCTTGGACCAAAAATCCTCCATGgctttttatctctaaaataaaagatttttataaaagcGTTTCAGATTTTAAGGGTAGACTTAGCAGAAAGAATAGTagtgtgcatacatacacactcaAAGGATGTTTTCCATCTCATTGAACTGAACTTTGTCTCCTAAAAATCTTAGGAACATTCTGACCAAACGAAAGAAACCAAAGCATTTACTCATATCTAGCAAATACAGCATTTCTAGAAATGGTTCCATCTTTGATGGACCTGACCCTCGAACGAAAAGGAAATGAATCAATACGTATTTCCAGCCGCCTAATGTGAAGAAATAAAGTCGCCTAGTGGAGCCAATTCACTAGAGAAAAACCAAGTCATTGACTGCGGGAGCAATAACCCCACTTCATTCCCTTCCAACCAGGACCTTGTAATAAGAATCAGGCTCCCACAGGGCCCCTTCTGACAGAACTCATGTGTCTGTAATGAGTTCCttccccattctttctttctggtgTGTGTTCTCAGTGAAAATATCGATAGTACCATTCTTCTGCAGGAGGTTCCATTAACTTTATtgctcatttacttttttttttaattcgacATGTGCTTTGGAGTAGtaaaaaaatttcatttgtgATCTTTTAGCCGAGGCTTAATATTAAccaaataatacataaaactaaGTTTTGTACATAAATTAATCGTTATAATTCACTAAGTGAGAGGTAAAAGGGAAAACGGTTTTCTAAGATTAAAGCAAATGGGAACTGGAGGACAGGTGGGCCAATGAATGACGAAAACGAAGCCAGTAACCAGAAAAGAGTGGATAGTCTAATCTTAAATGTGGGATGATTTGCCCCGAAGAGTTCTATAAGTCCCCCATTAATCCTGGAGGGCGGCTGGATGTGAGCTACTCATTTACTTTTGTTAGGATTCAATGTATATAATGAGCATTTCTTTCACTACTATTTGCtaaaatttgtattataaaaCATCGTAGGTATTAGATATTATCCATTTTATGAACTGTTCATGTAAccaatacattagaaaaaaaaaggactcgaactcaccatgAAGAAATTCCCTATTCCTAAAACAGCGAGTTTTTATTAAGTCTTTGTTACCCtggctattttatattttcaacagATTTACTTTCACTTAACTGGGGCCTTTGAGGGATATGCCGAGAGTCTCCCTTTGCAAAAATGtctcatttaaaatgaaagagcTCCGTGTAGTCTAGTTGTGGCTTCTATTAAAGGCTCGACAGACAGAAGCTAATTAAATTGTTCTTCTCTCAGCTTTGCTTCTTATTAAGCAGCTGCTTGCTTTATCAGTCATGCCAAATCAAGGACAAATCCAgggatattttataaatttccccCGGAAAACCAAGGCTTCTGGTGGACAGCAAGTACCTCTGTTCATTCACTGAATCAGTCAGGAAAAAGGGGGAACTGGAAAAAGCCAAACAACACTAATTACTGACATAGATTAAGAACCTTTGAGAGTATGGCGATTACTGAGGAGAAGACCACACAATCAAAGAAGTATTAGACCTGGTTCATACACCTCTATGTGTGGCTAGGAGCTGGCAGAAGGCTGGGATTCTATGCTAGGAACGAACAGCCAGAACAGAAGTGGGAAATATTTCTGTGACAATTTAGAAGGGAGTGTCTAGACATGAACTTTACGATGTAATTAGCTCATCTCGATTCACACCAGAGAAACTCTTCCAGCGGCCTCCTG contains:
- the LOC115299071 gene encoding transmembrane protein 56-like isoform X4, with the translated sequence MDTNTKLILSTVLASFFTFQLLFHFISYWFSAKVSPGFNSLSSEKKIEWNSRVVSTCHSLVVGVFGLYIFFFDEALKADPLWGDSSVVKVNISIASGYLVSDLLILILYWKVIGDKYFIIHHCTALFAYSIVLKEGVLGYIGNFRLLAELSSPFVNQRWFFEALKYPKFSKANVINGILMTVVFFIVRIVSMPPFYSFIYSVYGTEAYIRLGFFIQCSWISTCVVLDVMNVMWMIKITKGCIKVISLIRQEKAKKSLQNGKLD
- the LOC115299071 gene encoding transmembrane protein 56-like isoform X2; translation: METVLGENVQTSLHPGGRWKSFSGGRNMDTNTKLILSTVLASFFTFQLLFHFISYWFSAKVSPGFNSLSSEKKIEWNSRVVSTCHSLVVGVFGLYIFFFDEALKADPLWGDSSVVKVNISIASGYLVSDLLILILYWKVIGDKYFIIHHCTALFAYSIVLKEGVLGYIGNFRLLAELSSPFVNQRWFFEALKYPKFSKANVINGILMTVVFFIVRIVSMPPFYSFIYSVYGTEAYIRLGFFIQCSWISTCVVLDVMNVMWMIKITKGCIKVISLIRQEKAKKSLQNGKLD